Proteins from one Halovivax limisalsi genomic window:
- the tgtA gene encoding tRNA guanosine(15) transglycosylase TgtA, translating into MAGRFELRDVDAGGRIGSLSIPSADTTLETPTLLPVINPHLDTLPPRRLHDEFGAEALITNAYIFHGSEEFRERALAEGLREVLDFPGVIMTDSGSFQLAEYGEIDVTTEEILDFQAAIGSDIATPVDVPTPPDVPRERAAAELQTTKERLELAAGIDTGEMLRSAPVQGSTYPDLREEAGAHADSTGLDVFPIGAVVPLLNEYRYADVVEVVAAAKRGLGADAPVHLFGAGHPMMFALAVAMGCDLFDSAAYALYARDDRYLTVRGTRHLDDLDHLPCSCPVCTDHGAEGLAALPDDRRESALAAHNLHVSFAEIRRIKAAIRAGNLLELVDERARSHPAMLDGYRALLDHAAQLERTDPVSKGTFFYTSHESARRPEVLRHHDRLDRLAVPESLFLSAGGVEPDEPFEAVWRVEPPFGPFPRALSKTYPLTAEVPDRTDRAAIAAAVRGVERLVAANPETAFGLGHPGWSPELLSALPDRVSVVEGSAPS; encoded by the coding sequence ATGGCTGGGCGCTTCGAACTTCGCGACGTGGACGCCGGCGGCCGGATCGGTTCGCTCTCGATCCCGAGCGCCGATACGACACTGGAAACGCCGACGCTGCTGCCGGTGATCAACCCGCACCTGGATACGCTCCCGCCGCGACGACTCCACGACGAGTTCGGCGCCGAGGCGCTCATCACGAACGCGTACATCTTCCACGGCTCCGAGGAATTCCGCGAGCGCGCGCTCGCCGAGGGGCTCCGCGAGGTCCTCGACTTTCCCGGCGTGATCATGACCGACTCCGGTTCGTTCCAGCTGGCCGAGTACGGCGAGATCGACGTCACGACCGAGGAGATTCTCGACTTCCAGGCCGCCATCGGGTCGGACATCGCGACGCCCGTCGACGTCCCGACGCCGCCGGACGTCCCCCGCGAGCGAGCCGCGGCGGAACTCCAGACGACGAAGGAGCGCCTCGAACTCGCCGCCGGGATCGACACCGGCGAGATGCTCCGCAGCGCGCCGGTGCAGGGGTCGACCTATCCCGACCTCCGCGAGGAAGCGGGCGCCCACGCCGATTCGACGGGGCTCGACGTCTTCCCGATCGGTGCCGTCGTCCCGCTGCTGAACGAGTACCGCTACGCCGACGTGGTCGAGGTGGTCGCCGCCGCCAAGCGCGGGCTCGGGGCCGACGCGCCGGTGCACCTCTTCGGCGCCGGCCACCCCATGATGTTCGCGCTGGCCGTCGCGATGGGCTGTGACCTGTTCGACTCCGCGGCCTACGCGCTCTACGCCCGCGACGACCGCTACCTCACCGTCCGGGGGACCCGCCACCTCGACGACCTCGATCACCTGCCCTGCTCGTGTCCCGTCTGCACCGATCACGGCGCCGAGGGCCTCGCCGCGTTGCCCGACGACCGGCGGGAGTCGGCGCTGGCCGCGCACAACCTCCACGTCAGCTTCGCGGAGATCCGCCGCATCAAGGCCGCGATCCGGGCGGGCAACCTGCTCGAACTCGTCGACGAGCGCGCCCGCTCGCACCCGGCGATGCTCGACGGCTATCGGGCCCTGCTCGACCACGCGGCCCAGCTCGAACGCACGGATCCCGTCTCGAAGGGCACCTTCTTCTACACCTCCCACGAGAGCGCGCGCCGGCCGGAAGTGCTGCGACACCACGATCGCCTCGACCGACTGGCCGTGCCCGAGTCGCTGTTCCTCTCGGCGGGCGGCGTCGAACCCGACGAACCGTTCGAAGCGGTCTGGCGCGTCGAGCCGCCGTTCGGACCGTTCCCGCGGGCGCTCTCGAAGACGTATCCCCTGACCGCCGAGGTGCCCGACCGGACCGACCGCGCCGCGAT